A window of the Phaseolus vulgaris cultivar G19833 chromosome 5, P. vulgaris v2.0, whole genome shotgun sequence genome harbors these coding sequences:
- the LOC137835788 gene encoding uncharacterized protein — translation MAGTYRNNHRHVLQLVLSCRKITAQVTNTTTSSIIAMASSSEQEFAAHYRAQLNRFPRSQRFWDGKVASRVGEKLGFRLREIGVTTVQIDPREEQSRPPHYRVIVSPLFHSIKNAGVHVSGVH, via the coding sequence ATGGCGGGTACATACCGGAACAACCACCGCCACGTACTGCAGCTGGTGCTGTCGTGCCGGAAAATCACCGCCCAGGTCACCAACACCACCACCTCCTCCATTATAGCCATGGCCTCCTCGTCGGAGCAGGAATTCGCGGCTCACTACCGTGCGCAGCTCAACCGGTTCCCCAGATCCCAGCGCTTCTGGGACGGTAAAGTGGCCTCTCGCGTCGGGGAAAAGCTAGGGTTCCGCCTCAGAGAAATCGGCGTCACCACCGTGCAAATTGACCCTCGCGAGGAACAATCCCGTCCACCGCACTACCGCGTCATCGTCTCTCCCTTGTTCCATTCCATCAAAAACGCCGGCGTCCACGTTTCCGGCGTCCACTGA
- the LOC137835789 gene encoding protein FAR1-RELATED SEQUENCE 5-like, giving the protein MDHESGQGFDSDDSELDMQAEISEKHGKIDEFSKNLELCGSEDEKFVELPATEISTDIEAVEPFIGMEFNSREEAREFYIAYGRRIGFTVRIHHNRRSRVNNQVIGQDFVCSKEGFRAKKYVHRKDRVLPPPPATREGCQAMIRLALRDGGKWVVTKFVKEHNHKLMSPSKVPWRGSGKHLVSEDEKDKRIRELSLELYNERQKCKRRCAAYEEQLNMILNDLEKHTEHISEKVAAVVRSIREIEEEKSDSDGG; this is encoded by the exons ATGGATCACGAATCCGGCCAGGGATTTGATTCAGATGACAGTGAACTTGATATGCAAGCAGAAATTAGTGAGAAACACGGGAAAATAGATGAATTTTCAAAAAACCTAGAATTATGTGGAAGTGAAGATGAGAAGTTTGTTGAATTACCTGCAACAGAAATTTCAACAGATATAGAAGCTGTTGAACCATTCATTGGCATGGAGTTCAATTCAAGAGAGGAGGCGAGAGAATTCTACATTGCCTATGGTAGGCGAATAGGGTTTACAGTACGAATACACCACAATCGTCGATCACGAGTAAATAACCAGGTTATTGGTCAAGATTTTGTCTGCTCAAAAGAAGGCTTTCGAGCAAAAAAGTATGTACACAGAAAAGATAGAGTGCTGCCTCCACCACCAGCCACTCGTGAAGGTTGTCAGGCCATGATAAGGCTGGCTTTACGGGATGGAGGGAAGTGGGTTGTCACCAAATTTGTAAAAGAGCATAATCATAAGCTAATGAGTCCCAGTAAAGTTCCATGGCGAGGATCTGGGAAGCACTTGGTTAGCGAG GATGAGAAGGATAAGAGAATCCGTGAGCTATCACTTGAGTTGTACAATGAAAGGCAAAAGTGCAAACGACGCTGTGCTGCATATGAAGAgcaattaaatatgattttgaaTGATTTAGAGAAGCACACCGAACatatttctgaaaaagttgctGCTGTAGTACGAAGTATAAGAGAGATTGAGGAGGAAAAATCAGATTCAGATGGTGGGTAG
- the LOC137835790 gene encoding calmodulin-like protein 3 gives MPTILHRFFLLYNLLHPFLLFLVPKKVRAILSPSWFRSTTTPPPPSSSSSRLITTISPPMDPHELKRVFQMFDRNGDGRITKKELNDSLENLGIFIPDKELTLMIERIDVNGDGCVDIDEFGELYQHIMDDRDEDEDMREAFNVFDQNGDGFITVEELRTVLSSLGLKQGRTVEDCKKMIMKVDVDGDGMVDYKEFKQMMKGGGFSALT, from the coding sequence ATGCCAACTATTTTGCATAggttttttcttctttacaATCTCCTACACCCATTTCTCCTGTTTCTGGTTCCCAAGAAGGTGCGAGCCATCCTCTCCCCTTCTTGGTTCCGATCAACCACCAcaccaccaccaccctcttcttcctcctccaggctcATCACCACAATTTCACCACCAATGGACCCCCACGAGCTCAAGCGCGTCTTCCAGATGTTCGACCGCAACGGTGACGGGAGAATCACGAAGAAGGAGCTCAACGACTCCTTGGAGAATCTGGGCATTTTCATTCCCGACAAGGAGCTTACCCTGATGATCGAGAGAATAGACGTTAACGGAGATGGGTGTGTCGACATCGATGAGTTCGGGGAGCTCTACCAGCACATCATGGACGACCGTGACGAGGACGAGGACATGCGAGAGGCCTTCAACGTCTTCGACCAGAACGGCGATGGCTTCATCACGGTGGAAGAGTTGAGGACCGTTTTGTCCTCGCTGGGGTTGAAGCAGGGGAGAACGgtggaggactgcaagaagatGATCATGAAGGTGGACGTTGATGGAGATGGAATGGTCGATTACAAGGAGTTCAAGCAAATGATGAAAGGGGGTGGCTTCAGTGCTCTCACTTGA
- the LOC137835791 gene encoding uncharacterized protein isoform X1, translating to MSDRASEKRKLCGGNSDIHLRNTRHKTEKSFHQNNCGGDVETGVSSQEKDFTSSPMEITDVPPLSFEYHGWSEEGINLCVDLNSSPSYWANRYRNEVCESENACRMNLGCLGGSSTQGKSINENQSTALALVSFAAPNNYSFDAESCAKDVSKKTLNANDTPFIPDTLRHHDSKPGDEIFEDGANDGLPDLFDPQNDLVVEKSNSSEINLDSDGKNLPSLAEEREVAKNVKGKENSECYQFDEPLKKCCDQESKKKHSKNRKHRHSEGQSSTDKPVGRFLRSMKKAVTVWPRRSTRLISKVLQQLLH from the exons ATGTCTGATAGAGCTTCAGAGAAGAGAAAGTTGTGTGGAGGAAACTCTGATATTCATTTACGGAATACAAGACACAAGACAGAGAAAAGTTTTCATCAGAATAACTGTGGTGGAGATGTAGAAACTGGTGTTTCTTCACAAGAAAAAGATTTCACTTCTTCACCAATGGAAATTACTGATGTTCCTCCTCTTTCTTTTGAGTATCATGGGTGGTCAGAGGAGGGGATTAACCTCTGTGTCGATTTGAATTCATCCCCATCATATTGGGCTAACAGGTATAGAAATGAGGTATGTGAGAGTGAGAATGCATGCAGGATGAATCTTGGTTGCTTAGGAGGGAGTTCTACACAAGGAAAAAGTATAAATGAAAACCAATCCACTGCCTTAGCTTTAGTTAGTTTTGCTGCACCAAACAACTATAGTTTTGATGCTGAATCTTGTGCTAAAGATGTATCTAAGAAAACCCTCAATGCTAATGACACTCCATTCATTCCTGACACACTAAGGCATCATGATTCAAAGCCTGGTGATGAAATTTTTGAAGATGGTGCAAATGATGGACTCCCTGATTTATTTGATCCTCAGAACGATTTAGTTGTGGAAAAGAGCAACTCAAGTGAGATTAATTTGGACTCTGATGGGAAGAATCTGCCATCATTAGCTGAAGAACGG GAGGTGGCCAAAAATGTTAAGGGAAAGGAGAATTCAGA ATGCTACCAGTTTGATGAGCCGCTTAAGAAGTGTTGTGATCAGGAATCTAAGAAGAAACATAGCAAGAACAGAAAACACAGACACTCTGAGGGTCAAAGTTCCACTGATAAACCTGTTGGAAGGTTCTTAAGAAGCATGAAGAAAGCTGTGACAGTTTGGCCTAGAAGATCCACACGGCTAATCTCCAAGGTGCTACAACAATTACTGCACTAA
- the LOC137835791 gene encoding uncharacterized protein isoform X3 produces the protein MSDRASEKRKLCGGNSDIHLRNTRHKTEKSFHQNNCGGDVETGVSSQEKDFTSSPMEITDVPPLSFEYHGWSEEGINLCVDLNSSPSYWANRYRNEVCESENACRMNLGCLGGSSTQGKSINENQSTALALVSFAAPNNYSFDAESCAKDVSKKTLNANDTPFIPDTLRHHDSKPGDEIFEDGANDGLPDLFDPQNDLVVEKSNSSEINLDSDGKNLPSLAEEREVAKNVKGKENSDLFLPDATSLMSRLRSVVIRNLRRNIARTENTDTLRVKVPLINLLEGS, from the exons ATGTCTGATAGAGCTTCAGAGAAGAGAAAGTTGTGTGGAGGAAACTCTGATATTCATTTACGGAATACAAGACACAAGACAGAGAAAAGTTTTCATCAGAATAACTGTGGTGGAGATGTAGAAACTGGTGTTTCTTCACAAGAAAAAGATTTCACTTCTTCACCAATGGAAATTACTGATGTTCCTCCTCTTTCTTTTGAGTATCATGGGTGGTCAGAGGAGGGGATTAACCTCTGTGTCGATTTGAATTCATCCCCATCATATTGGGCTAACAGGTATAGAAATGAGGTATGTGAGAGTGAGAATGCATGCAGGATGAATCTTGGTTGCTTAGGAGGGAGTTCTACACAAGGAAAAAGTATAAATGAAAACCAATCCACTGCCTTAGCTTTAGTTAGTTTTGCTGCACCAAACAACTATAGTTTTGATGCTGAATCTTGTGCTAAAGATGTATCTAAGAAAACCCTCAATGCTAATGACACTCCATTCATTCCTGACACACTAAGGCATCATGATTCAAAGCCTGGTGATGAAATTTTTGAAGATGGTGCAAATGATGGACTCCCTGATTTATTTGATCCTCAGAACGATTTAGTTGTGGAAAAGAGCAACTCAAGTGAGATTAATTTGGACTCTGATGGGAAGAATCTGCCATCATTAGCTGAAGAACGG GAGGTGGCCAAAAATGTTAAGGGAAAGGAGAATTCAGA TCTGTTTCTTCCAGATGCTACCAGTTTGATGAGCCGCTTAAGAAGTGTTGTGATCAGGAATCTAAGAAGAAACATAGCAAGAACAGAAAACACAGACACTCTGAGGGTCAAAGTTCCACTGATAAACCTGTTGGAAGGTTCTTAA
- the LOC137835791 gene encoding uncharacterized protein isoform X2, whose amino-acid sequence MSDRASEKRKLCGGNSDIHLRNTRHKTEKSFHQNNCGGDVETGVSSQEKDFTSSPMEITDVPPLSFEYHGWSEEGINLCVDLNSSPSYWANRYRNEVCESENACRMNLGCLGGSSTQGKSINENQSTALALVSFAAPNNYSFDAESCAKDVSKKTLNANDTPFIPDTLRHHDSKPGDEIFEDGANDGLPDLFDPQNDLVVEKSNSSEINLDSDGKNLPSLAEEREVAKNVKGKENSECYQFDEPLKKCCDQESKKKHSKNRKHRHSEGQSSTDKPVGRFLRSMKKAVTVWPRRSTRLISKKHTR is encoded by the exons ATGTCTGATAGAGCTTCAGAGAAGAGAAAGTTGTGTGGAGGAAACTCTGATATTCATTTACGGAATACAAGACACAAGACAGAGAAAAGTTTTCATCAGAATAACTGTGGTGGAGATGTAGAAACTGGTGTTTCTTCACAAGAAAAAGATTTCACTTCTTCACCAATGGAAATTACTGATGTTCCTCCTCTTTCTTTTGAGTATCATGGGTGGTCAGAGGAGGGGATTAACCTCTGTGTCGATTTGAATTCATCCCCATCATATTGGGCTAACAGGTATAGAAATGAGGTATGTGAGAGTGAGAATGCATGCAGGATGAATCTTGGTTGCTTAGGAGGGAGTTCTACACAAGGAAAAAGTATAAATGAAAACCAATCCACTGCCTTAGCTTTAGTTAGTTTTGCTGCACCAAACAACTATAGTTTTGATGCTGAATCTTGTGCTAAAGATGTATCTAAGAAAACCCTCAATGCTAATGACACTCCATTCATTCCTGACACACTAAGGCATCATGATTCAAAGCCTGGTGATGAAATTTTTGAAGATGGTGCAAATGATGGACTCCCTGATTTATTTGATCCTCAGAACGATTTAGTTGTGGAAAAGAGCAACTCAAGTGAGATTAATTTGGACTCTGATGGGAAGAATCTGCCATCATTAGCTGAAGAACGG GAGGTGGCCAAAAATGTTAAGGGAAAGGAGAATTCAGA ATGCTACCAGTTTGATGAGCCGCTTAAGAAGTGTTGTGATCAGGAATCTAAGAAGAAACATAGCAAGAACAGAAAACACAGACACTCTGAGGGTCAAAGTTCCACTGATAAACCTGTTGGAAGGTTCTTAAGAAGCATGAAGAAAGCTGTGACAGTTTGGCCTAGAAGATCCACACGGCTAATCTCCAAG AAACATACAAGATAA
- the LOC137835792 gene encoding serine/threonine-protein kinase-like protein ACR4 yields MNLWPFRFATLLEVVVFSCLWLQVSSLGSMSSIAVSYGDKGSAFCGLKSDGSHTVNCYGMNSAIIYGTPIHFPFFGLTAGDGFVCGVLMSSSQPYCWGSSSHVEMGVPQPMVKGAQYLEISAGDYHVCGLRKPLTGRQRNTSLVDCWGYNMTNNYVFEGQVQSISAGSQFNCGLFSQNRSVFCWGDEPSSQVINMVPRGMRFQKISAGGYHVCGILEGVDSRAVCWGRSLVDLGEELSISLTRSGQGQGNVELAPSDAMLSVVGGKFHACGIKSYDRGVVCWGYSFKAGTRVPSGIRAFEIGAGNYFTCGVVVEKSHMPVCWGVGFPTSLPLPVSPRMCRSTPCPPDFFETSQNGLCKSPDSHVCMPCSAACPPEMYMRSGCNLKSDMLCEYNCSLCSSPECLSNCSSSYSNAASAKRSERFWSLQLPVVIAEIAFAVFFVCIVSITAVLYVRYKLRDCECSSSARGSKGKKLKGSSSHQKEKSKVRPDLEEFKIRRAQMFPYEELERATSGFKEESIVGKGSFSCVFKGVLKDGSVVAVKRAIMYPNVQKNSKEFHTELDLLSRLNHAHLLNLLGYCEEGGERLLVYEYMAHGSLHQHLHGNKVMKEQMDWVRRVTIAVQAARGIEYLHGYACPPVIHRDIKSSNILIDEEHNARVADFGLSLLGPADSSSPLAELPAGTLGYLDPEYYRLHYLTTKSDVYSFGVLLLEILSGRKAIDMQYEEGNIVQWAVPLIKSGDIASILDPVLKPPNDIDALRRIANVACKSVRMRGKDRPSMDKVTTVLERALAQLMGSPCIEQPILPTEVVLGSNRLHKKSSQRSSNRSASESTDVEDQRFEFRAPSWITFPSVTSSQRRSGSEADVEGKNIEVRNLGNVGAGGDALKSLEEEIGLASPREKLFLQHNF; encoded by the coding sequence ATGAACCTATGGCCATTCCGATTTGCGACTCTGCTTGAGGTTGTGGTTTTCTCATGCTTGTGGTTGCAAGTTTCAAGCCTTGGCTCCATGTCTTCCATTGCCGTCTCTTATGGCGACAAAGGGTCTGCGTTTTGTGGCTTGAAATCGGATGGATCTCACACTGTAAACTGTTATGGGATGAACTCTGCCATAATTTATGGAACACCAATTCATTTTCCATTCTTTGGTCTAACAGCCGGTGATGGCTTTGTGTGTGGGGTTTTGATGAGTTCTAGTCAACCGTATTGCTGGGGTAGCAGTAGCCATGTTGAAATGGGTGTGCCACAACCTATGGTGAAGGGAGCTCAGTACCTAGAGATCAGTGCTGGGGATTACCACGTTTGTGGATTGAGGAAACCATTGACTGGAAGACAGAGGAACACTTCTTTGGTTGATTGTTGGGGCTACAACATGACAAATAACTATGTGTTTGAAGGGCAGGTTCAATCCATCTCAGCAGGCTCTCAATTCAACTGTGGCTTGTTTTCTCAGAACAGAAGTGTGTTCTGCTGGGGGGACGAGCCAAGTAGCCAAGTTATTAACATGGTCCCTAGAGGCATGAGGTTCCAGAAGATCTCTGCTGGAGGGTACCATGTGTGTGGAATCTTAGAAGGGGTGGATTCTAGAGCTGTTTGTTGGGGGAGGAGCTTGGTGGATTTGGGGGAAGAGCTTTCAATTTCGTTGACACGTTCAGGACAAGGACAAGGTAACGTTGAATTGGCTCCCAGTGATGCAATGCTTTCTGTGGTGGGAGGGAAGTTCCATGCATGTGGCATTAAGAGCTATGATCGTGGAGTGGTTTGTTGGGGCTATAGTTTCAAAGCAGGCACCCGAGTTCCTAGTGGGATTAGGGCCTTTGAGATTGGTGCTGGGAATTATTTTACCTGTGGAGTAGTTGTTGAGAAATCCCATATGCCTGTTTGTTGGGGTGTTGGCTTCCCCACTTCTCTCCCTTTGCCTGTCTCACCAAGAATGTGTAGGTCTACTCCATGTCCTCCAGATTTCTTTGAAACCTCACAAAATGGTCTTTGCAAGTCACCAGATTCCCATGTTTGCATGCCATGCAGTGCTGCTTGTCCTCCTGAGATGTATATGAGAAGTGGATGCAATTTGAAATCTGACATGCTTTGTGAATATAACTGTTCTCTCTGTTCGTCACCTGAATGCCTCTCCAATTGCTCCTCTTCCTATTCCAATGCTGCCTCTGCCAAGAGAAGTGAAAGATTTTGGTCTCTTCAACTGCCGGTGGTTATTGCTGAGATAGCTTTTGCTGTTTTCTTTGTCTGTATTGTGTCCATAACTGCGGTGTTGTATGTTCGCTACAAGCTAAGAGATTGTGAGTGTTCTTCTTCAGCAAGAGGGTCAAAGGGGAAGAAACTAAAAGGGAGCTCCTCACACCAAAAGGAGAAATCCAAAGTCCGACCAGACTTGGAGGAGTTCAAGATTAGGAGAGCACAGATGTTCCCCTATGAGGAACTTGAACGAGCAACCAGTGGATTCAAAGAAGAGTCCATAGTGGGGAAGGGAAGTTTCTCTTGTGTGTTCAAAGGGGTTCTCAAAGATGGGAGTGTTGTTGCTGTTAAAAGGGCCATAATGTATCCCAACGTGCAGAAGAATTCCAAGGAGTTTCACACTGAGCTTGACCTGCTTTCTAGGCTGAACCATGCACACTTACTCAATCTACTAGGCTACTGTGAAGAGGGTGGAGAGAGACTCCTGGTTTATGAGTACATGGCTCATGGCTCATTGCATCAACACCTTCATGGGAACAAAGTGATGAAAGAGCAAATGGATTGGGTGAGAAGGGTAACAATTGCAGTCCAAGCAGCTAGGGGAATCGAGTATTTGCACGGCTATGCTTGTCCACCAGTGATTCATAGAGACATAAAGTCTTCAAACATCCTCATTGATGAAGAACACAATGCAAGAGTAGCTGATTTTGGTTTGTCACTACTTGGTCCTGCAGATAGTAGCTCCCCACTGGCCGAACTACCAGCTGGGACTCTTGGCTATCTTGATCCTGAATACTATAGGCTTCACTACCTTACCACAAAGTCTGATGTATACAGCTTCGGAGTTCTACTTTTGGAGATATTGAGCGGCAGAAAAGCTATTGACATGCAATATGAAGAAGGTAACATTGTTCAATGGGCAGTGCCTCTGATCAAGTCAGGAGATATAGCTTCAATCTTGGATCCAGTTTTGAAGCCTCCTAATGATATTGATGCATTGAGAAGAATAGCTAATGTGGCTTGTAAAAGTGTGAGAATGAGAGGGAAAGATAGGCCTTCAATGGACAAAGTGACAACAGTTTTGGAGAGAGCTCTTGCACAGTTGATGGGGAGTCCTTGCATTGAGCAGCCAATTTTGCCAACTGAGGTGGTTTTAGGAAGCAACAGACTGCACAAAAAATCATCTCAAAGGTCTTCAAACAGGTCAGCCTCAGAAAGCACTGATGTGGAGGATCAGAGGTTTGAGTTTAGAGCACCCTCATGGATCACTTTCCCCAGTGTGACTTCTTCTCAAAGAAGATCAGGCTCTGAGGCTGATGTTGAAGGAAAAAATATAGAAGTGAGGAATTTGGGCAATGTTGGAGCTGGTGGTGATGCTCTAAAAAGTCTTGAGGAAGAGATTGGTCTTGCCTCTCCTCGAGAGAAACTCTTCTTGCAACACAACTTCTAA
- the LOC137835793 gene encoding protein FAR1-RELATED SEQUENCE 6-like isoform X2: protein MLCFTVEFGIDGSINGETVGNVTVGQINCCSTADENKVGCSSFNPAYKHDHDDNITQDSSGGDTIPSGIPAVSVVSADEPYVGQEFDSEAAAHAFYNAYATRVGFIIRVSKLSRSRRDGSAIGRALVCNREGYRMPDKREKIVRQRAETRVGCRAMILVRKVSSGKWVVTKFIQEHAHPLTPGKGRRDCIYEQYPNEHDKIRELSQQLAIEKKRSATYKRHLELIFEHIEEHNESLSKKIQHIVERVKEMETKEQQSQR, encoded by the exons ATGCTCTGTTTCACGG TGGAGTTTGGGATTGATGGCTCCATTAATGGTGAGACAGTAGGAAATGTTACTGTAGGGCAGATTAACTGTTGCAGCACAGCTGATGAAAACAAAGTAGGTTGCAGCTCTTTCAATCCTGCTTATAAACATGATCATGATGATAATATAACTCAAGATTCTTCTGGAGGGGACACAATCCCATCAGGAATTCCTGCAGTATCGGTTGTGTCAGCTGATGAGCCCTATGTGGGACAGGAGTTTGATTCTGAAGCTGCAGCACATGCATTCTATAATGCATATGCTACCCGTGTTGGATTCATCATACGTGTGAGTAAGCTCTCACGATCAAGGCGTGATGGATCTGCTATTGGACGGGCTCTTGTTTGCAACAGAGAGGGCTACAGAATGCCTGACAAACGTGAAAAGATTGTAAGGCAAAGGGCAGAGACCAGGGTTGGCTGCAGGGCAATGATTTTGGTGAGGAAAGTAAGTTCCGGTAAATGGGTTGTTACTAAGTTTATACAGGAGCACGCACATCCTTTGACACCTGGAAAAGGTAGAAGGGATTGCATTTACGAGCAATACCCG AATGAACATGATAAAATTCGAGAACTATCTCAGCAGTTGGCTATTGAGAAAAAACGGTCTGCAACCTATAAAAGGCATCTTGAATTGATATTTGAGCACATTGAAGAGCATAATGAAAGCctttcaaagaaaatacaacaCATAGTGGAGAGAGTGAAGGAGATGGAAACCAAAGAACAACAGAGTCAGAGATAG
- the LOC137835793 gene encoding protein FAR-RED ELONGATED HYPOCOTYL 3-like isoform X1 produces the protein MNLLSLHGTQKHKSKFSQSRSLPTTIEFASASILMEFGIDGSINGETVGNVTVGQINCCSTADENKVGCSSFNPAYKHDHDDNITQDSSGGDTIPSGIPAVSVVSADEPYVGQEFDSEAAAHAFYNAYATRVGFIIRVSKLSRSRRDGSAIGRALVCNREGYRMPDKREKIVRQRAETRVGCRAMILVRKVSSGKWVVTKFIQEHAHPLTPGKGRRDCIYEQYPNEHDKIRELSQQLAIEKKRSATYKRHLELIFEHIEEHNESLSKKIQHIVERVKEMETKEQQSQR, from the exons ATGAATCTGCTCTCTCTGCACGGAACACAAAAACATAAAAGTAAATTTTCACAATCACGGTCGCTTCCTACGACAATCGAATTTGCGTCAGCCTCAATTCtca TGGAGTTTGGGATTGATGGCTCCATTAATGGTGAGACAGTAGGAAATGTTACTGTAGGGCAGATTAACTGTTGCAGCACAGCTGATGAAAACAAAGTAGGTTGCAGCTCTTTCAATCCTGCTTATAAACATGATCATGATGATAATATAACTCAAGATTCTTCTGGAGGGGACACAATCCCATCAGGAATTCCTGCAGTATCGGTTGTGTCAGCTGATGAGCCCTATGTGGGACAGGAGTTTGATTCTGAAGCTGCAGCACATGCATTCTATAATGCATATGCTACCCGTGTTGGATTCATCATACGTGTGAGTAAGCTCTCACGATCAAGGCGTGATGGATCTGCTATTGGACGGGCTCTTGTTTGCAACAGAGAGGGCTACAGAATGCCTGACAAACGTGAAAAGATTGTAAGGCAAAGGGCAGAGACCAGGGTTGGCTGCAGGGCAATGATTTTGGTGAGGAAAGTAAGTTCCGGTAAATGGGTTGTTACTAAGTTTATACAGGAGCACGCACATCCTTTGACACCTGGAAAAGGTAGAAGGGATTGCATTTACGAGCAATACCCG AATGAACATGATAAAATTCGAGAACTATCTCAGCAGTTGGCTATTGAGAAAAAACGGTCTGCAACCTATAAAAGGCATCTTGAATTGATATTTGAGCACATTGAAGAGCATAATGAAAGCctttcaaagaaaatacaacaCATAGTGGAGAGAGTGAAGGAGATGGAAACCAAAGAACAACAGAGTCAGAGATAG